Below is a window of Solanum stenotomum isolate F172 chromosome 7, ASM1918654v1, whole genome shotgun sequence DNA.
AATGTTGATAAGGGAAAATGCCAAATCCAAGACAGACTTGGTCAGAGGAAGGTCCTCATTGTTCTGGATGATGTCGATGACATGAGCCAGATAAAAGCATTGGCGGAAGAGAGAAGCTGGTTTGGTTCGGGGAGCACAATAATTATAACAACAAGAAGTGAGCATTTGCTAGATGATGTTGGAGTAGACTATAAGTACGAGGTAACAAGGTTGGATGATTTCTCTTCCAGGCGACTCTTTTGCTTTCATGCTTATAAGAATACTAATGTACCCGAAAATTTGGATCATGAGTTGGTGAAAGACATAGCACGTCTAGGTGGAGGGGTTCCTTTAGCACTCGAAGTTTTGGGCTCTCTTTTGCATAAAAAGGACGATCAAACATGGAGAAGTACCCTCGAGAGCTTGAAAAATCTTGCTCATCACAGCAGTATTCACAAAGCACTCAAAGTAAGCTATGACTCACTTGATGAGAACTCTCAGGAGATTTTCCTTGACATCGCATGCTTTTTCATTGAAGCCCAGGAACTTTTTGCTAGTCTTGTATTGACCGGTTGTGGTCGCTCTTTCAGCTTGGGGAAAGGAATTTTGACCGGAAGATGTTTAATCAAAATCGAACAGAATCGTTTGTGGATGCACGATTTAGTTCGAGATATGGCTAGAGAAATTGTTCGTCAAGAGTCACTTAAAGAGCCTCATATGTGCTCTAGATTGTGGTTTCATGAAGATGTTAATTATGTGCTACGAAAGAACAAGgtaaaaaaaaacctctttcCTTCCATTGTCTCTTACATTTGTTAGTTGATCTGGAGTATAGAAAATTGATATTCtctccatttcaattttatatggTGGTATTTGACTGTGCACAAggaatttttagaaaaaatggaCTTGAGACTTATGGTCTTAAATATTTAAcggaaaaggatcaaaattgcccctgaactatgcgaaatagaccacttataccctccattacattttgggatcaaaaatatcCCCTCAGTTATCCCAGgaaaccacaaataccctcaagagttaacaccccaattttttagtgacgtggcaagccacatgggactaatccctccacctaagcattgtcaactaagattcactacaaaaaaacttgacttttagtggcgacaaagtcgccacaaattcccaaaatattgccactaaatgttatcagtgatttttagtggcgattaaggctccaacaaccattcgctagtaaaacctattttttcaacaaaaaaatatgataattaatttttgattgcgacctaattttctaaaataaaaaacttgcaatatccatattaaaaacatccaatattattacgaaaaataatcaaaattacttctcgattcaaatctcctacaatatatatatatatatatatacatatatgactTGAgacttgtggtcttaaacatttAATAACATTTATGTGACTATGAAATCATTCCAGTAAGGGTAAAATGAGAAGTTTAAAGCTAAATCGTTTCCAAACACAGAGAGTGTCATTACATGATGTTTTAAGCTCtttgaaaagtaaaataagCAATTATAACTGAATAAATAGAAGAATAACAATGTACCCTGCACTGTTATGATGACAGGGTAGCAATCTGATAGAAGGCATCAGCGCCATCCATCCCAAAGTGAAAGATTTAACTGTCGAGACAAAGTCCTTTGCAAGAATGGATAGGTTGAAAATATTTCAAGCAAAAGGAATGAATATTACTGGAAGCTTCAAAAATTTGTTTGAGGACCTAAGATGGCTAAGTTGGCAAAATTTccctttgaaatgtttacctaCTGATATTCATCTAACCAAACTTGTGGCTCTGGACATGCAATATAGCAACATCGTGGAAGTTTGGCAATCCACCATCAAGGTTTATTGCTAAAAAAACCTTATTCTAAGTTTTTCAAGGTTTAGATATAATAAGATTTTACATTAAGCGAACTATAGATACTAATGAATATAGCAACATCGTGGAAGTTTGGCAATCCACCATCAAGGTTTATTGCTAAAAAAACCTTATTCTAAGTTTTTCAAGGTTTAGATATAATAAGATTTTACATTAAGCGAACTATAGATACTAATGAATATAGCAACATCGTGGAAGTTTGGCAATCCACCATCAAGGTTTATTGCTAAAAAAACCTTATTCTAAGTTTTTCAAGGTTTAGATATAATAAGATTTTACATTAAGCGAACTATAGATACtaatgaatatattattgtttctaTGTATCAGCCCCTGGAAAACCTGGCATATCTAAATCTCAGTCATTGTCAACGACTAAAGCGAACTCCTGATTTTTCAAGGGCGATAAGTCTTGAGACAATATTGTTTACAGGTTGCTCCGAGTTGGTTGAGATTGattcatcaataaaatatttggtGAAACTTGTTTACTTAAATCTGGAAGACTGTGTAAGCCTCAAGAATCTACCAAGCAGCATTTGCAAGCTAGAATCACTTCAACATCTAAATATGTCAGGTTGCTCGGGTCTACAACAACTGCCTGCTGATTTGGGACACTTGAAAAACCTAAGAAGCTTATCATTACAAGGATGCAACAGAAGTTTAAAGGCTCAATCTTGGCTGACTTCTATTTTATCTTATGTACCATGGGCAGGAAGTAGTTCATCGTGTCCAGAGAGGTTGTTGCCACATTCCCTTTCCCGTTTAAGTCACTTGACGGTGCTCAATCTCAACGATAATCTGAGTGTAAAAAGCCCCACAAATAATAACCGAAGAACTCAAAGAACAAAGCAATTATAAGAGTAATATTATAAGTAATAGCACCGCTAGCTAATACTCCCTCCGCCTCctatttatttgtcaaatattttctaatataatttctccttttacttatcatttttgacaaatcaagaaaggacaattttcttttcattcctATAATATCCTCAATTTATTAAtgtctttgaaaaatatagtaaataaatatgtttggaacatatcaattaataaagataaaatgataaatttattatatcaaattatcaatcattattttctttcaaatcaaaatataacAAGTAAATAGGTACGAAAGGTGTAGTATGTAGGAGTCCACACATACTAATAATAGATCtgtcatcataaaaaaatattttattttgtttatgaaataaacttttcattttatttgaaaatcaatgTTAATAAGCACTCGTTGTGATAAAGAAaaatgatgatatatatataggtcAAATATCACTTTCTATATCAATATACtataatcttaaaaatattcttaaacaCTCTTAATGAAATTTTTAACCTTGCCTCTATATCGGAAGATACAAAAAGTAAAGGAGACACATTTTTCCATTCAATATATGCATAATAAACTACACGATCGTGAATCATATATTCATTGTCTAAAATACAAACAAAACGAGGAAAACAACACCGACATCTTAAAGTCAAGagtctttaattaaaaaaaacacgaTTTATAttgtctcaaattatttatcgtgatttcaaaatagttaattggctcatattatttgttattattttagaagttaaaaataaaattaaataactttttctATTATCCTTAGTAATAATTGTTCTTAAAGACTATAAACAcctcaattaaataaaatatttcataaagataaattatattCTAAGTAATCAAATGAGGGTAAAAtatatcatcaaaaaaaaaaatctattgattaataatttttttgagaaacgTGTAAAAAAGAAACACGAAAAATAATCTGAGACAGTGACATAGATAAGATCCAATGAAAAAAACTTAATGAGAAATTGAGAATAGATTGAACTAGGAGTCGTGTTTCAATGTTGTTAACGTTGTTTTCTTAAGGAACGtgtgttttttttgttgctattaatattataaaatcctcttgaataatttatttttatttgaacatTTTAATAGCTGAGTTAGTTGactaattaaaaattcaatGTGTTAGTGAAAATTTGATTTCCACCTTGTAATctcctttttcatttccttttcgTGAAAATAAAGcatacttttatatttttccaaATTCGGCTCCTTTTTTCCCATCTTTTCTTatgataggaaatcgtattatTCTTCTTTGATAATGTTTGAACGGACATAAAATTAAATCACTAGAATTGAATTCTAGCTGCTCTTCAAGTATAGTAAAGGAATAACTTTTTAAGTGCAACAAGTGATTTTAGGGGGGGGGGGAGGTTAGCTAAATATGCCACTCTAGCCTGCGTGGCGAGTGCTGTATGGCTATCAAGACATAATTTGTGGAATTCTTATAGAAATTAAGGTACGTAGGAAAGTATATAGAAGGCCTCTGCCTCTATATGATGACATGTCGTGGATTCCTTTGGTCACCACTCACCATAGATTAActctttcttcaatttcatctaaTACTAAAATTTGTGTCTATGGCTTCTAATAGTATTATAATTCCCTCATCCTCCATGCCTCCACCTTCATCTTCATCCCATAAATATCATGTGTTTTTGAGTTTTAGAGGGGAAGACACACGTAAAACTTTTACGGACCACCTCTATTCAAATTTGGTGCAAGCTGGAGTTAATACATTTAGAGACGACGAGGAGCTCAGAAAAGGCACAGAAATCAGAT
It encodes the following:
- the LOC125870017 gene encoding disease resistance protein RPV1-like, with translation MSQASSSKICNYDVFLSFRGEDTRRTFVSHLHKALEQSGICIFKDDEQLETGKSISDELLKVIKESKIAIVIFSESYASSRWCLEELAHIIKCKNELELIVIPVFYDVTPSDVRHQNPAFQSLYLFKIEVRHEAEFNKKLVEQVLELVNPTCIHLPGLVIGPNSHAAGVISLCEFYSSTGVCMFGIYGMGGIGKTAVAKAVYNQIHRGYEGFSFVAHVRERSENNMLHNLQEQLLSEVLKRENFKVQYNVDKGKCQIQDRLGQRKVLIVLDDVDDMSQIKALAEERSWFGSGSTIIITTRSEHLLDDVGVDYKYEVTRLDDFSSRRLFCFHAYKNTNVPENLDHELVKDIARLGGGVPLALEVLGSLLHKKDDQTWRSTLESLKNLAHHSSIHKALKVSYDSLDENSQEIFLDIACFFIEAQELFASLVLTGCGRSFSLGKGILTGRCLIKIEQNRLWMHDLVRDMAREIVRQESLKEPHMCSRLWFHEDVNYVLRKNKGSNLIEGISAIHPKVKDLTVETKSFARMDRLKIFQAKGMNITGSFKNLFEDLRWLSWQNFPLKCLPTDIHLTKLVALDMQYSNIVEVWQSTIKPLENLAYLNLSHCQRLKRTPDFSRAISLETILFTGCSELVEIDSSIKYLVKLVYLNLEDCVSLKNLPSSICKLESLQHLNMSGCSGLQQLPADLGHLKNLRSLSLQGCNRSLKAQSWLTSILSYVPWAGSSSSCPERLLPHSLSRLSHLTVLNLNDNLSVKSPTNNNRRTQRTKQL